From a single Populus nigra chromosome 18, ddPopNigr1.1, whole genome shotgun sequence genomic region:
- the LOC133678270 gene encoding transcription factor MYB7-like — protein MGRHSCCLKQKLRKGLWSPEEDERLFNYITRFGVGCWSSVPKLAGLQRCGKSCRLRWINYLRPDLKRGMFSQQEEDLIISLHEVLGNRWAQIAAQLPGRTDNEIKNFWNSCLKKKLMKQGIDPATHKPLSQVEVKEEKICTEKASFQIPQSKGLPILSNFSAPEPAFIINDTAYNSSGLTEASREQFINKQAYDPIAYFEFPPSIVPTGYNSNLSSVYHPTVRPVDQNQFETSSNFVFTSMPSLTSFDHGSMSGTDFSDNSASRMSSMFLNEAKESSSNSSNISNYAGYQMSNMVENAAGFSSWDSDDKLESVFQYLQVNGIKTGELKPSPWHEAGQLHTHPNSVDFSSCPLTSLSEDLKGANFDGFHQI, from the exons ATGGGACGACATTCTTGTTGTTTGAAGCAAAAACTAAGGAAAGGTTTGTGGTCACCTGAAGAAGATGAGAGACTGTTCAATTATATAACTAGATTTGGTGTTGGTTGCTGGAGTTCTGTTCCTAAACTAGCTG GTTTGCAAAGGTGTGGAAAGAGTTGCAGATTAAGATGGATAAACTACTTGAGACCTGACCTTAAAAGAGGAATGTTCTCACAGCAAGAGGAGGATCTCATAATCAGTCTTCATGAAGTTTTGGGTAACAG GTGGGCTCAAATTGCTGCACAGTTACCAGGAAGAACAGATAATGAGATTAAGAACTTTTGGAATTCCTGTCTGAAGAAGAAGCTTATGAAGCAAGGAATTGACCCAGCAACCCACAAGCCTCTAAGTCAAGTGGAAGTGAAGGAGGAGAAAATTTGTACAGAGAAGGCATCTTTCCAAATACCACAGTCTAAAGGGTTACCAATTCTATCAAACTTCTCTGCACCAGAGCCAGcatttatcattaatgataCAGCTTACAATAGCAGTGGATTAACAGAAGCTTCAAGAGAGCAATTTATCAACAAGCAAGCCTATGATCCTATAGCCTACTTTGAATTCCCGCCCAGTATTGTTCCAACAGGGTATAATTCAAACCTTTCAAGTGTGTATCATCCAACAGTTAGACCGGTTGATCAAAACCAATTTGAAACAAGTTCAAACTTTGTGTTCACTTCAATGCCAAGTTTAACAAGTTTTGACCACGGAAGCATGAGTGGGACAGATTTCTCCGATAACTCGGCTTCAAGAATGAGTTCAATGTTCTTGAATGAGGCAAAGGAAAGTTCCAGTAACAGCTCAAACATCAGCAATTATGCAGGATACCAGATGAGCAATATGGTGGAGAACGCAGCAGGTTTCTCATCATGGGATTCTGATGATAAGTTAGAGTCAGTGTTCCAATATCTTCAGGTCAATGGGATCAAGACAGGAGAATTGAAGCCAAGTCCATGGCATGAAGCTGGACAGCTCCATACTCATCCGAATTCAGTAGATTTCAGTAGTTGTCCATTAACGTCGCTATCAGAAGATCTAAAAGGAGCAAATTTCGATGGCTTCCACCAGATATGA